The following DNA comes from Pseudomonas marginalis.
GGCACCAGTCTGGCTTGCGATGTGGAAGGCGTCGAGCCGCTGAGCATCGTCATGAAGCTGGTGCGCGTACACGGCGAACCGGTGGTGAAGTTCTCCGATGACCCGGTGAAGAACGTCTGCGAAGACCCCTCGTTTTTGCAGTACGCAGCGAAGGTATTCAATGTCGGCAACGTGGAGGTGTGACATGCAGGAACGTATCGCGCAGGAACTCAACATCGATCGCACATTGGTGAAGGGCGGTGAAGCCCAGGAAATCCAACGGCGCCTCGACTTCATCAAGACCACCTTGCGCCATTCAGGCTGCAAGGCCCTGGTACTGGGCATCAGCGGCGGCGTCGACTCCCTCACCGCTGGGCGCCTGTGCCAACTGGCGGTGGAGCAACTGCGGGCCGAGGACTACGCCGCGCGCTTTATCGCCATGCGCCTGCCCTACAAGACCCAGGCCGATGAGAGCGATGCCCAGGCCTCGCTGGATTTCATCACCCCGGACCACATCGACACCCTGAACATCGCCGCCAGCGTCGACGGCCTGATGGCCAGCCTCAGCGCCACCGAAGCCAGCGCCGCCCAGGTGGATTTCATCAAGGGCAACGTCAAGGCCCGCACCCGCATGATCGCCCAGTACGCCGTGGCCAACCTGCACAACGGTCTGGTGGTCGGCACCGACCATGGCGCCGAAGCATTGATGGGCTTCTTCACCAAATTCGGCGACGGCGCCTGCGACCTGGCCCCGCTGTCGGGCCTGACCAAGACCCAGGTGCGCCTGCTGGCCAGTGCCCTCGGCGCCCCGGCGAACCTGGTGCACAAGCAGCCCACGGCCGACCTCGAAGAGCTGGCGCCGGGCAAGCTGGATGAACAGGCCTATGGCTGCACGTACGAGGAGATCGATGCGTACCTGATGGGTGAGCCGGTGAGTGAGCGGGTGAGGGACATCGTGGAACGCGCCTACCTGAAGACCGCCCACAAACGTGCGTTACCCATCGCCCCATGATCGTTCCACGTAGCGTGGGAATGATCAACTCGCCGTCTGCAAGTAACTGTGCATCGCGTCCACCCGTGCTCGGGTCTTGTCGGTGGTCGGCGTAGTCGGGCTCGACGGAATCTGGTCGCCTTCTTCCAATGCCGGTGCCTGAGCCTCGGCGGCCAGAAACAAGGCGTTGAGTTTCTGCGCCCGTTCCGGCTGGTCATTGCGTGCGACCACGCGTGCGGCTACGTTGAGCAGCACCGCGCCTTCCTTGGACTGTGCATATTCCATCGGCACGCCGAGCCGTTTTTGAGTGGCGACCTGAGTCGGGGTGACGCTGAAGATCCAATGTGGGCATCGGAACCAGCGAGTGTTGGCGCCCCATCCATCATGCAAAGCGCAGGAAGATAGGATCCAATTACGGTATAACCCTCGGACGCTTTAGTTTTCCGAGGCCCCGTTTTTCATGCAAAGCCCTTTGCAACGCCCGCTGTGGCAGGTCTACCTGATCTTTCTGGCACCGATGGTGCTGTCCAATTTCCTGCAAAGCTTCTCCGGCACCCTCAACGGTATTTATGTCGGGCAGATGCTCGGCACCCAGGCGCTGGCGGCGGTGTCGGGGATGTTCCCCATCGTGTTCTTCTTCATTGCCCTGGTGATCGGCCTGGGGGCCGGCGCTTCGGTGCTGATTGGCCAGGCCTGGGGCGCCCAGGAAACCGGGATGGTCAAGGCGATTACCGGTGCCACCCTGACCCTCGGCGCGCTGGTGGGCCTGATCGCAGCGGTGCTGGGCAGCCTGTTTGCGCGCCCGGCGTTGCAGGCATTGGGTACGCCTGCGGATGTGCTCGACGATGCCGTGGGCTATGCCCAGATGATGATGCTGATCATGCCGCTGTTGCTGGTATTTATCCTCTATACCCAGCTGTTGCGCGGGGTCAGCGACACGATCTCGCCGCTGCTGGCGCTGATGGTCTCGACCCTGGTCGGCCTGCTGTTGACCCCGGCGCTGATTCGCGGCTGGATTGGCCTGCCGCCCCTGGGGATCCAGAGCGCGGTGTACGCAGGCCTGGTGGGGAATGCCTCCGCGATGCTGTTTCTGATCCTGCGCCTGCGCCATAAAAACCATGTGATGGCGCCGGACCGCGAACTGCTCGCGGCCTTGCGCCTGGACCGCGTCATCCTCGGCAAAGTCCTGCGCATCGGCTTGCCTACAGGCTTGCAGATGGTGGTGTTGTCGCTGTCGGAGTTGGTCATCCTTGCCTTGGTCAATGGCCATGGGTCCCAGGCCACGGCGGCCTATGGGGCGGTGACGCAGATCGTCAACTACGTGCAGTTTCCGGCCCTGTCGATTGCCATCACTGCTTCGATCCTCGGGGCCCAGGCGATTGGGGCCGGGCGGCTGGAGCGTATCGGGCCGATCCTGCGTACCGGGCTGTTGATCAATACGTGCCTGACCGGTGGCCTGATCGTGCTGGGCTATCTGTTGTCGCACTGGTTGCTCGGGTTGTTCATCACCGATGACGCCGCACGCGTGAATGCCGAGCACCTGCTGCACATCATGTTGTGGAGCATCCTCGTGTTCGGCTTCCAGGCCGTGATCGGCGGGATCATGCGCGCCAGCGGCGTGGTGCTGATGCCGGTGGCGATCTCGATCTTCTGCGTGCTGTGTGTCGAGCTACCGATGGCGTACCTGTTGAATGCGCACTTCGGCCTGGAAGGCGTCTGGATGGCGTTCCCGGTAACGTACCTGGCGATGCTGGGGTTGCAGGCCGCGTACTACCGGCTGGTGTGGCGGCATAAGCAGATCAAGCGGTTGGTGTGAGTTTCAGGCCGCGCAGCAGGAGTTCCAGGCCCTGCAAACCTTGCTCCAGACGCTCATCCGGATGTTCTGACCGGGCGATCCACAGGGCGGTGTTGACCAGGCTGCCATTGATCAACTGCGCCAGCGCCAGGCTCGGTGCGCCAGGGACGATGCCCGCCTGCATCAGGGCTTCCAGCAGTTGGCGCAACGACTCGACACAGTGTTGCTGGGAGCCGGTATCGCCCAATACAGCCGGCGCATCCTGCAGCACAACGCGTTGGATTTCGCCGTCCTGGGCCATGCGCAAATAAGCGCGGCAGCGTTCGCAAAAACCGCTCCATGGGTCTTGGGCTTCGTCTGAGATACGCTGCAAACATGCGTCCATCTCACGATCGAGTTGAGCAACCACGGCGGCCAGCAGCCCCTTCTTGTCACCAAAGTGATGGTACAGCGCGCCGCGTGTCAGACCGGCGTGGGCGGTGAAATCGTCCATCGATGTGTTGGCATAGCCTTGCGTGGCGAAGGCCTTCCGTGCGCTGGCAAGCAGCCGGGCGCGGGTGTCTTCGATCATTTCGGCACGGGCTCGGCTCATGGGCAGGACTCACAATGGGCAAGTGAAAGATTGACATACGCCGCGTATGTTACGCATGATTCGCCACATACGCACCGTATGTATTTTGCCTTGATCACTGCGGATAGCAAGTTCCAGGGCATCAGGAAGAGGTTGAGCAGGATGGCAAACCCTTACGCCGAGTTGTTCCAGGTTCCCGGCTCGCGGGCCTTCGTATTGGCCGGCATGCTGGCACGCATGCCGGTGTCCATGGCAGGTATTGGCTTGATCACCATGCTTTCCCTGGTGCACGGCGGTTATGGCCTGGCCGGTTCGGTGGCGGCGGTGTTCGCCCTGGCCACTGCGTTTTGCGCGCCGCAGGTGTCACGCTTGGTGGACCGGTACAGCCAAGGCCGGGTGCTGCCGGTTGCTGCCTTGATCGGCGGCGGGGCGCTGTTGATGCTGTTGCTGTGCACGCGGTTGCAGGCGCCGACCTGGACGCTGTTCCTGTTTGCTGCCCTGGCGGGATGCATGCCGAATATGTCGGCCATGGTGCGGGCGCGCTGGACCGAGCTGTACCGCGGCCAGCCCAGGCTGCAAACCGCCTTTGCCCTGGAATCGGTGCTGGATGAGGTGTGCTTCATCATCGGCCCACCGATTTCGGTGGGCTTGAGCGTGGTGCTGTTCCCCGAAGCCGGGCCTCTGGTGGCCGCGTTGCTGCTGGCGGTTGGGGTTACCACGTTTGTGCTGCAACGCGCGACCGAACCCCCGGTGCATGAGCACCACGCTCACCATCAGGGCTGGCTGATCGCGTCACCGTCGGTGCTGATCCTGATGATCCTGCTGCTGGCCATGGGGGTGATCGTGGGTGTGGTGGATGTGGTCAGCGTGGCCTTTGCCCAGCACCAGGGCCAACCGGCGGCGGCAAGCATCGTGCTTTCGGTGTACGCCATCGGCTCGTGCCTGGCGGGGTTGGCCTTTGGCACCCTAAAACTCAAGGCGCCGCTGCCCCGGCAGTTCCTGTTCTGCGGCGCGGCCACGGCGCTGACCACCTTGCCGTTGCTGATGGTCAGCAACATTCCGGGTCTGGCGGTGGCCATCTTCATTTCCGGACTGTTCTTCGCCCCCACCCTGATCGTTTCCATGGCCCTCGTGGAAAAGAGCGTGCCCGCGAGCCGCCTGACCGAAGGCATGACCTGGCTGATCACCGGCCTGAGCATCGGCGTGGCCATCGGTGCCGCCAGCTCCGGCTGGATGATCGACCATTTTGGCGCCGCCAGCGGGTTCTGGGTGGCGTTGGCGGCGGGGGCGGTGGTGATGGGGTCAGCGGTGTTGGGCTATCGGCGGTTGGGTTGAGCGTCATCCTGGCAATGAAACGTCAGCCAATCACGGGGCAGGGGTCCGCTCGGTGATGTTGCAGGAATTCGTTCAGCGCCTGGCGCGTCAGGTCGTTCAGGGTCACCTTTTTACGTGTCGCTTCAAGGGCGGCGGCAAGATGAAGATCGTGGCCGACCCGCACGTTAAAAGAGCCTTTGCACGGCTTCTCCGGTGTTTGCCCAAGGGCCTGGCAGGTAGTGAGGTAGTCGTCCACCGCTTCGCGAAATGCAGCGTCCAGTTCGGCGACGGTTTTGCCTTCGTAGCTCACCAGTGCCTTGATGAACAGGATCTTGCCGAACAGGCAGTTATCTTCGAGGCTGGCTTCGATAGAGCCGATGTAGCCATTGTGTTTCAGTTGGTTGTTCACTGAATCAGTTCTCCTGATTTCAATTGTTCGATGATCTGGCGCCGAATGTAGTGTTTCAGTTCGTTGCCGGGATGAGGCTTGTGCAAGGTGATCATTGCACTCGGATCGCCGATGTCGAACTTGACGCGGCTTCCAGCCCCCTCAATCTGTGCGTAGCCAAGACGACGCAGCAGCGTGACGAGCTCGGGCCAGGTAAATGCCATGTGCTCGTTGAGCAGTTTGGCGAGCAGCTTTTCATTTTTGGACACGGCGTTCCCTGCGTGTAACTAAATGTAGTTGCAAAAGATGGTGTCCGTCAATGCTAGCTGGGGTTCGTGTGTCGTTCCCGGGATTGATGTAACCCTTGATGACAGCTCGCTCTGCGCCTCCCATCCCCCGCTAATTTTTCCCTCTCCGGTTCGTTTTATAGGGACGACGTGCCTTTGTGCTTCCTGCCTATTGCTCCGGACTCCAACAAATGAATGCTGAAGACTCCTTGAAACTTGCTCGCCGGTTTATCGGGTTGCCCCTGGAAAAACGCCAGCTGTTCCTGCAGGCATTGCAGAAAGAAGGGGTGGATTTTTCGCGGTTTCCGATTCCGGCCGGCGTGGAGGCAGAGGATCGCCAGGCGCTGTCCTACGCGCAACAGCGCATGTGGTTTCTCTGGCAACTGGACCCGAACAGCGGCGCCTACAACCTGCCGGGCGCCGTGCGCCTCAAGGGTGCGCTGAACCTTGGCGCCATGGAGCAGGCGTTCGCCAGTCTGGTGGCCCGGCACGAAACCCTGCGTACGGTGTTCCAGCGCCAGGCCGATGAGCGCCTGATGCAGGTGGCCGTACAGCCGTCGCTGGCCATTGAGCAACTGGACCTGACGGCGTTGGCCCCGGCCGAACGCGAACACGCCGTCAACGATGCGGCCAGCCGCCAATCGTTGCTGCCGTTCGACCTGGAACACGGCCCGCTGCTGCGCGTGCAACTGCTCAAGCTCGATGCCCAGGAGCACGTGCTGCTGCTGACCCTGCACCATA
Coding sequences within:
- a CDS encoding TetR/AcrR family transcriptional regulator; amino-acid sequence: MSRARAEMIEDTRARLLASARKAFATQGYANTSMDDFTAHAGLTRGALYHHFGDKKGLLAAVVAQLDREMDACLQRISDEAQDPWSGFCERCRAYLRMAQDGEIQRVVLQDAPAVLGDTGSQQHCVESLRQLLEALMQAGIVPGAPSLALAQLINGSLVNTALWIARSEHPDERLEQGLQGLELLLRGLKLTPTA
- a CDS encoding MATE family efflux transporter — encoded protein: MQSPLQRPLWQVYLIFLAPMVLSNFLQSFSGTLNGIYVGQMLGTQALAAVSGMFPIVFFFIALVIGLGAGASVLIGQAWGAQETGMVKAITGATLTLGALVGLIAAVLGSLFARPALQALGTPADVLDDAVGYAQMMMLIMPLLLVFILYTQLLRGVSDTISPLLALMVSTLVGLLLTPALIRGWIGLPPLGIQSAVYAGLVGNASAMLFLILRLRHKNHVMAPDRELLAALRLDRVILGKVLRIGLPTGLQMVVLSLSELVILALVNGHGSQATAAYGAVTQIVNYVQFPALSIAITASILGAQAIGAGRLERIGPILRTGLLINTCLTGGLIVLGYLLSHWLLGLFITDDAARVNAEHLLHIMLWSILVFGFQAVIGGIMRASGVVLMPVAISIFCVLCVELPMAYLLNAHFGLEGVWMAFPVTYLAMLGLQAAYYRLVWRHKQIKRLV
- a CDS encoding MFS transporter, which produces MANPYAELFQVPGSRAFVLAGMLARMPVSMAGIGLITMLSLVHGGYGLAGSVAAVFALATAFCAPQVSRLVDRYSQGRVLPVAALIGGGALLMLLLCTRLQAPTWTLFLFAALAGCMPNMSAMVRARWTELYRGQPRLQTAFALESVLDEVCFIIGPPISVGLSVVLFPEAGPLVAALLLAVGVTTFVLQRATEPPVHEHHAHHQGWLIASPSVLILMILLLAMGVIVGVVDVVSVAFAQHQGQPAAASIVLSVYAIGSCLAGLAFGTLKLKAPLPRQFLFCGAATALTTLPLLMVSNIPGLAVAIFISGLFFAPTLIVSMALVEKSVPASRLTEGMTWLITGLSIGVAIGAASSGWMIDHFGAASGFWVALAAGAVVMGSAVLGYRRLG
- a CDS encoding type II toxin-antitoxin system HicB family antitoxin; amino-acid sequence: MNNQLKHNGYIGSIEASLEDNCLFGKILFIKALVSYEGKTVAELDAAFREAVDDYLTTCQALGQTPEKPCKGSFNVRVGHDLHLAAALEATRKKVTLNDLTRQALNEFLQHHRADPCPVIG
- the nadE gene encoding ammonia-dependent NAD(+) synthetase; protein product: MQERIAQELNIDRTLVKGGEAQEIQRRLDFIKTTLRHSGCKALVLGISGGVDSLTAGRLCQLAVEQLRAEDYAARFIAMRLPYKTQADESDAQASLDFITPDHIDTLNIAASVDGLMASLSATEASAAQVDFIKGNVKARTRMIAQYAVANLHNGLVVGTDHGAEALMGFFTKFGDGACDLAPLSGLTKTQVRLLASALGAPANLVHKQPTADLEELAPGKLDEQAYGCTYEEIDAYLMGEPVSERVRDIVERAYLKTAHKRALPIAP
- a CDS encoding type II toxin-antitoxin system HicA family toxin → MSKNEKLLAKLLNEHMAFTWPELVTLLRRLGYAQIEGAGSRVKFDIGDPSAMITLHKPHPGNELKHYIRRQIIEQLKSGELIQ